The DNA segment TGAGGGTCGGTCTATCCTGATATGCTGAAGCGTAAGGTGGGGCTGGCACTGCTGCGGGACCGACAAAAAGCCGATTAAAATCATACTCAACATCGTTCCAATCGATTCCGGTATCAAGAGTCAGTTGAAAATGACTGGCAATGCTCTGCGATGCAACTCTGATATCAGCAGCATCCCGTGCGAAAAAAAAGTCCCGAAGTGCCGTGATTCCCGTACTCGATTTAGTACCGGGCATAGATTTTCACCTCCTAATAGTAACATCATACGTATTCCCTATGAGCTACGTATTATAAATTGGAGGAAAGATGACAGACGGGAAAATGGGGATTAATTGGGTATTGATACATACCCAATCAAGTTGTGGCTCCCATGGTTTTGAGGTGAGCATAGAGGCTGACACTTTTGCCGTGCAACCCAAGTTTTCGTCGAATATTCTTACGATGAGTCTGGACGGTTTCCAATGAAAGATTCAGGCTGTGGGCAATGTCCTTTGACGCATGCCCAGCTTGTATGAACTGACTTACTTTGTTCTCCATAGGAGTCAATTTGAGAAGCAAAGGGTCCGAAAGCGCGTTTCCCGAAGCAAGACGAGCCAACTGATCCCTCACCACTGTGACATATCCTTTTCGAATGGACAGATCATCCTCGAACTCAAGCCGTTCGAGGGCGGGAAGGACCAGATTGTTGATTTTTAAAGACACACCATCAAAAAACTCACCGCGCTCTCTGTCAATGCTTTGCAAGACATTACGGAGGGTTATATTCATCTCTTCAAGCTGTTCTTTTTCCTTGCGCAGTTCTTCTGTCCTCTCGGACACGATGCGCTCCAGTGTTTCCCGCTGCATGGCCTGCGCCGTCACATTGATCAACATGATCATAAATTCATCACTGGCCAAACTGACACTGCGCATGGGATTGATCTGCAAATGGTAGATATTCTCGTTGTCGAAAGGACTTATCTCAGATGACATTCCCACAGGATAGAACTTCATGAGCTCCTCTATGGACCGCCCCTCAATGGCAAGCGAATCCCAAATAGGCACGCCGACCACCTCCTCTTCGGGAAGCAATGCCCTTACCGCCATATTCACGCTGGAAACCAGACCATCACTTCCGACAACAAAGATGAGGTCGGAGGTCGAGTTGAGAATATTCTCGAATCGACACTTCTCAAAAGTCACGAGCCGATTGGCCTCATCAAGTTTCTTGGCCGTTATATCCGGCAGAGCCCGAGTCCAATCCGCGACAAACAGCACTTCGAGAGCGTCGCCGTACAAGCTGATGAGCCGCTGAACAACTCTTATGCTTTTATGGGAACCATTCAATTGTTCGACAACATCCAACAGGCTGTGAACAAATGTTTTGAAGCACCCCAAAAACAACTCAGCATCAACACCGCGCAGACGATGGCGCCTCGCAGATTCTATCAGAAACCGGCCCCACTCACCTTGATGTTGAATGAGCCACGGAAAGCCGGGAACCATAGATTCCTGCACGAGATGAACACGGACAGGTTCGAGAAACTCATCCAAGGCCTGAAGACAGTCAAACCTCTTGGCCGTGGTATGCTGAAGATATCCGGCTTCTTGCATACGAACCGTCCATCGTTCCAAAAAGTATTCCTTTTTATTGACAATGCCTGCCAACAACTCCCAACACATATGCGGACTCAACGTTCCCATCATGACATCCTCCTCATAGATATATACCCAGTACCTACCCACCCATTGCAATACTCATGAGAGAGCGTATTATCAAGCTATGAAGAAATATGACTGGATTCGACGAATCGCCATGACAAGCGGCCTGCTGTTTCTCCTTTTCCCCCTGCTCATCTCAACCAATAGTTTTGCTCAAGGGGACGAGCAAGCCTCGCCGCATCCAACCATGGAAATACATGGTGAAATGAAAACACACAGTATAATAACTGTTTTTTTCGATCTGAAAGACTCTCCCATCAGCAACGGCTCCTATGCTTCTGTCAACGTCCGAACACTTGAGGGACCTGGAAAATATGAACCGGAAGTCAAAAGAGGATTTCCCAGGACCACACTCATATTCACGGCTCCCGGAGTGTATAAAATCCGATTCATTCTCAATGAAGTCAGCAAACCGAGTTGCGGCGGAGTGAATGCCAGATTATTACTGGAAACAACCAGAAAGATGACTATTACCCCATAAGATATTGGAAGAATGAAAAGGGACAAGGGGAAACCGCCTGTGGCATGATTATACAATGGTTTCATCTCCCACAACTCAAGAGCTACACCCTCGAAAATCATATTCTCGTCTTTGACTAAAACGAAAGAAAAGACGGAAAAATATTATCCAATAAAAATCCCCCAGAAACCAATGTTTCCGGGGGATTTTGTTCATTTGCCAGCATCTGAGGAAAACGCCTTGGAACCCGACGCTCTTCCTCTATTTAATAATATTGTCTTGAATTACAGAGAA comes from the Pseudodesulfovibrio piezophilus C1TLV30 genome and includes:
- a CDS encoding LuxR C-terminal-related transcriptional regulator, with amino-acid sequence MMGTLSPHMCWELLAGIVNKKEYFLERWTVRMQEAGYLQHTTAKRFDCLQALDEFLEPVRVHLVQESMVPGFPWLIQHQGEWGRFLIESARRHRLRGVDAELFLGCFKTFVHSLLDVVEQLNGSHKSIRVVQRLISLYGDALEVLFVADWTRALPDITAKKLDEANRLVTFEKCRFENILNSTSDLIFVVGSDGLVSSVNMAVRALLPEEEVVGVPIWDSLAIEGRSIEELMKFYPVGMSSEISPFDNENIYHLQINPMRSVSLASDEFMIMLINVTAQAMQRETLERIVSERTEELRKEKEQLEEMNITLRNVLQSIDRERGEFFDGVSLKINNLVLPALERLEFEDDLSIRKGYVTVVRDQLARLASGNALSDPLLLKLTPMENKVSQFIQAGHASKDIAHSLNLSLETVQTHRKNIRRKLGLHGKSVSLYAHLKTMGATT